In a genomic window of Flavobacterium lipolyticum:
- a CDS encoding mechanosensitive ion channel family protein codes for MKNKIVCFLALFMTLFSSLAFAQKDSSQTSKTTVKEVKSKGYPVKPFKDTLFYVYNKVGSFSPENRANAIAEKIRKLYEDSFFIADSISVVPSDISQDIVYKNDFVIMSVLDADAKAENQTADFIAKRNLHLIKRAILYQNDNYSMLPKRLGYTALLVLIIGFVLYFVGKVFSRVKLYILKNSDRHFKGFKYNNINILSPQKQQFLLMRLYSAIKVITLILIVYLSLPLLFSIFPATEAYTTTLLRWILSPAKLAVMGFVGFLPSLVTIVVIIVIFKYSIRVIKFFFDEIKKENIKIDGFYSDWAMPTFNIIRFLMLAFMLVVIFPYLPGSDSPIFKGVSVFVGVLFSLGSSNAIANMVAGLVITYMRPFKIGDFIKIGDVSGEVIEKTALVTRVRTPKFEDITIPNATVLSSTSTNYSANTKHANNGLLIHTTVTIGYDVPYKDIYKALIEAALKTEMVEQTPSPFVLQTSLDDFYVSYQINVYTKEPTKQPRIYSSLHQNIQDSFNAAGIEIMSPHYGALRDGNATTIPANYLNNDYQAPPFNVKNKG; via the coding sequence ATGAAAAATAAAATAGTTTGTTTTTTAGCACTTTTTATGACTTTGTTTTCTTCTCTGGCTTTTGCTCAGAAGGACAGTTCTCAAACATCGAAAACGACTGTTAAAGAAGTAAAATCAAAAGGATATCCCGTAAAACCGTTTAAAGACACACTTTTTTATGTCTACAATAAAGTAGGTTCTTTTTCGCCCGAAAACAGAGCAAATGCAATTGCAGAAAAGATCAGAAAATTATACGAGGATTCATTCTTTATAGCTGATTCGATTTCGGTTGTACCTTCAGATATTTCTCAGGACATTGTTTATAAGAATGATTTTGTCATCATGTCTGTTTTAGATGCAGATGCAAAAGCGGAGAATCAAACTGCAGATTTCATTGCAAAGCGAAATTTACACCTGATCAAACGAGCGATTCTGTATCAGAATGACAATTACTCCATGCTTCCAAAAAGATTGGGGTATACAGCATTACTGGTTTTAATTATTGGATTTGTTTTGTACTTTGTTGGTAAAGTATTCAGCAGGGTAAAGCTGTACATCCTAAAAAATAGCGACCGACACTTTAAAGGATTCAAGTATAATAATATTAATATTCTCTCACCTCAAAAGCAGCAGTTTTTACTCATGCGATTGTATAGTGCTATTAAAGTAATAACACTTATTTTAATAGTATATCTTTCATTACCATTATTGTTCAGTATTTTTCCTGCTACCGAAGCTTATACAACTACTTTGCTGCGTTGGATTCTTTCGCCTGCAAAACTTGCGGTAATGGGATTTGTGGGCTTTCTGCCAAGTTTAGTCACTATAGTGGTTATCATTGTCATTTTTAAATATTCCATAAGAGTGATCAAGTTCTTTTTTGATGAGATAAAAAAAGAGAATATTAAAATTGATGGTTTTTACAGCGATTGGGCAATGCCTACTTTTAACATCATTCGTTTTCTGATGCTTGCTTTTATGCTGGTGGTTATATTTCCGTATTTGCCAGGGTCAGATTCTCCAATATTTAAAGGTGTTTCGGTATTTGTTGGGGTTTTGTTTTCTTTGGGTTCTTCTAATGCGATTGCTAATATGGTGGCGGGTTTGGTAATTACCTATATGCGTCCGTTTAAGATTGGTGATTTTATAAAAATTGGTGATGTTAGCGGAGAGGTTATTGAAAAAACGGCTTTGGTAACCCGTGTCAGAACACCTAAATTTGAAGATATTACGATTCCTAATGCAACTGTTTTATCAAGTACTTCGACTAATTATTCAGCCAATACAAAACATGCCAATAATGGTTTATTGATTCATACTACCGTTACGATTGGGTATGATGTGCCGTATAAAGACATTTATAAAGCATTGATTGAAGCTGCTCTAAAAACGGAAATGGTAGAGCAGACACCAAGTCCTTTTGTTTTGCAAACGAGTCTGGATGATTTTTATGTTTCGTATCAGATCAACGTTTACACTAAAGAACCTACGAAACAGCCCAGGATTTATTCGTCTTTGCATCAAAACATTCAGGATTCGTTTAATGCTGCCGGAATAGAAATTATGTCTCCACATTACGGAGCACTTCGCGATGGTAATGCGACGACAATTCCTGCAAATTACCTGAACAATGACTATCAAGCACCTCCTTTTAATGTTAAGAATAAAGGGTAA
- the uvrA gene encoding excinuclease ABC subunit UvrA produces MQIDLSTLDPKHNIIIKGAQVHNLKNVDVAIPRNKLVVITGLSGSGKSSLAFDTLYAEGQRRYVESLSSYARQFLGRLDKPKVEYIKGIAPAIAIEQKVNTTNARSTVGTSTEIYDYMKLLYARIGRTYSPVSGQEVKKNTVTDVIADVKTLELDSKWLLLAPIHLEEGRQLEDKLKVLLQQGFARILVHNEMVRLDDFTSSDIHQLDNKDILLIIDRIVVKEEEEFYNRLADAVQTAFFEGKGICFLQELNSDKKFSYSNNFELDGITFLEPNVHLFSFNNPYGACPVCEGYGNIIGIDADLVIPNTSLSVFESAIYPWRGESMSWYKDELVKHAYKFDFPIHKPFFELSEEQKDLIWKGNQYFQGLNDFFKELEEKNYKIQNRVMLSRYRGKTKCHACRGKRLREEASYVKINGKTVSDLVDLPIKHLVTFFKNIDLNVYEQQIAKRLMVEINNRLSFLTEVGLDYLTLNRNSATLSGGESQRINLATSLGSSLVGSMYILDEPSIGLHPKDSERLIKVLLSLRDLGNTVIVVEHDEDIMKAADMIIDIGPEAGTFGGKLVAQGTYKEILKSDSLTAQYLNGDLEISVPKRRRKFKNHIDIVGARENNLKNINVTFPLDVLTVITGVSGSGKSTLIKKILFPAMQKKLDSAAEKAGQFSELKGSFSQIKHIEYVDQNPIGRSSRSNPVTYIKAYDDIRDLYAKEKLSKVRGYQAKHFSFNVDGGRCETCKGEGSINVEMVFMADVSLPCETCGGKRFKKEILEINFDEKNINDILTMTIDDAIAFFDKNKQSKITQKLQPLQDVGLGYVQLGQSSSTLSGGEAQRIKLASFLVKGATKDKALFVFDEPTTGLHFHDIKKLMTSFDALIEKGHSIIVIEHNLDLIKCADWIIDLGPEGGENGGHLLAAGTPEDIVKVKESVTGVYLKDKL; encoded by the coding sequence ATGCAAATTGATCTTTCGACACTCGACCCAAAACATAATATTATCATTAAAGGCGCACAGGTACATAATTTAAAAAATGTAGATGTAGCAATACCCCGAAATAAACTAGTTGTTATTACAGGCCTTTCAGGATCAGGTAAGTCGAGTCTTGCATTCGATACCTTGTATGCCGAAGGGCAGCGTCGTTATGTCGAAAGCTTATCTTCGTATGCGCGTCAGTTTTTGGGGCGTCTGGACAAGCCAAAAGTAGAATACATTAAAGGTATTGCGCCTGCCATTGCAATTGAGCAAAAGGTTAACACCACCAATGCGCGTTCTACTGTGGGGACTTCAACAGAGATTTACGATTATATGAAATTGCTTTATGCCCGAATTGGTCGTACCTATTCACCTGTTTCAGGTCAGGAAGTAAAGAAAAATACGGTAACAGATGTGATTGCCGATGTAAAAACTTTAGAATTGGACAGTAAATGGCTCCTCCTTGCCCCTATTCATCTTGAAGAAGGCAGACAATTGGAAGACAAACTGAAAGTACTGCTTCAGCAAGGTTTTGCTCGTATTTTAGTTCATAATGAAATGGTTCGTCTGGATGATTTTACATCTTCAGACATTCATCAGTTAGACAATAAAGATATACTGCTCATTATTGACCGAATTGTGGTTAAAGAGGAAGAAGAATTCTACAATCGCCTCGCCGATGCAGTACAGACCGCTTTTTTTGAAGGAAAAGGCATTTGTTTTTTACAAGAACTGAACTCCGATAAAAAATTCTCTTACTCGAATAATTTTGAGCTTGACGGAATTACTTTTTTAGAGCCTAACGTTCATTTATTCAGTTTCAACAACCCCTACGGAGCCTGTCCGGTTTGTGAAGGCTACGGAAATATTATTGGCATCGATGCTGATTTGGTGATTCCAAATACTTCTCTGTCCGTTTTCGAAAGCGCCATTTACCCCTGGAGAGGTGAAAGTATGAGCTGGTACAAAGACGAACTGGTCAAACATGCTTATAAATTTGATTTTCCTATTCACAAACCTTTCTTCGAACTTTCAGAAGAACAGAAAGATCTAATCTGGAAAGGAAACCAATATTTTCAAGGTCTAAATGATTTTTTTAAAGAACTTGAAGAGAAAAACTATAAAATCCAAAACCGCGTAATGTTGTCCCGCTACCGTGGAAAAACAAAATGTCATGCCTGCCGTGGCAAACGCTTGCGCGAAGAAGCATCTTATGTAAAAATAAACGGTAAAACGGTCTCAGATTTAGTCGATTTGCCCATCAAACATTTAGTTACTTTTTTCAAAAACATTGATCTAAATGTTTACGAACAGCAAATTGCAAAACGATTAATGGTCGAAATCAACAATCGTTTGTCTTTTTTAACTGAAGTTGGTTTAGATTACCTGACTTTAAATCGAAATTCGGCAACACTTTCAGGCGGTGAGTCGCAACGTATCAATCTTGCTACTTCTTTGGGAAGCAGCCTGGTTGGATCTATGTACATTCTGGATGAACCCAGTATTGGTCTGCACCCAAAAGATTCTGAAAGGTTAATTAAAGTTCTATTGTCACTTCGTGATCTGGGCAATACGGTAATCGTAGTTGAGCACGACGAAGATATTATGAAAGCCGCCGATATGATTATTGATATTGGTCCCGAAGCGGGTACATTTGGTGGAAAACTGGTCGCTCAGGGTACATATAAAGAAATCTTGAAATCAGATTCACTAACCGCCCAATATCTGAACGGTGATTTAGAAATTTCTGTTCCGAAAAGAAGACGTAAATTCAAAAACCATATTGACATTGTAGGAGCAAGAGAGAACAACTTAAAAAATATTAATGTCACTTTTCCATTAGACGTTTTAACGGTCATTACCGGAGTTTCCGGAAGTGGAAAAAGTACATTGATTAAAAAGATACTGTTCCCGGCCATGCAGAAAAAACTGGACAGTGCTGCGGAAAAAGCAGGTCAGTTTAGTGAACTAAAAGGTTCGTTTTCGCAAATCAAACATATCGAATATGTCGATCAGAACCCAATTGGAAGAAGTTCAAGATCCAATCCGGTAACTTATATCAAAGCCTACGATGATATTCGGGACTTGTATGCTAAAGAAAAACTCTCCAAAGTAAGAGGATATCAGGCCAAACACTTCTCTTTTAACGTCGATGGCGGCCGTTGCGAAACTTGCAAAGGAGAAGGCTCAATAAATGTCGAGATGGTCTTTATGGCCGATGTTTCACTACCGTGTGAAACCTGTGGAGGAAAACGTTTCAAAAAAGAAATTCTAGAGATTAATTTCGATGAAAAAAACATCAACGATATTCTGACGATGACCATTGATGATGCAATTGCTTTTTTCGACAAGAATAAACAATCCAAAATTACTCAGAAGTTACAGCCCTTGCAGGATGTAGGCTTAGGATATGTACAGTTAGGACAATCCTCTTCTACTCTTTCGGGCGGTGAAGCACAGCGTATTAAACTGGCTTCTTTTTTAGTCAAAGGAGCTACAAAAGATAAAGCCTTATTTGTTTTTGATGAGCCAACAACCGGCTTGCATTTTCATGACATTAAAAAATTAATGACTTCCTTTGATGCCTTAATCGAAAAAGGACATTCTATAATTGTCATTGAACACAATCTTGACCTCATAAAATGTGCCGACTGGATTATTGATTTGGGACCGGAAGGTGGTGAAAATGGCGGTCATCTACTAGCTGCAGGAACTCCCGAAGATATTGTAAAAGTAAAAGAATCGGTTACTGGAGTGTACTTGAAAGACAAACTTTAA
- a CDS encoding RNA polymerase sigma factor — protein MADVHIPDALLVKNYVEGNENALATLIKRHESKIYGFIYSKIADRDISNDIFQDTFIKVIKTLKSNSYNEEGKFLPWVMRISHNLIVDHFRKTKKMPMYRETEEFSIFSVMSDDSLTIENKMIFDQVEVDLKRIIEELPEDQKEVLVMRMYQDMSFKEISELTDVSINTALGRMRYALMNLRKIIDKHQIILTN, from the coding sequence ATGGCTGATGTGCATATTCCTGACGCTCTATTGGTAAAAAATTATGTTGAAGGCAACGAAAATGCCCTTGCAACATTAATTAAAAGGCACGAGTCTAAGATATATGGATTTATATATTCAAAGATTGCGGATAGAGATATTTCAAATGATATTTTTCAAGACACTTTCATTAAGGTAATCAAAACCTTAAAAAGTAATTCCTATAATGAAGAAGGTAAATTTCTGCCTTGGGTGATGCGTATTTCCCATAATCTGATTGTGGATCACTTTCGTAAAACCAAAAAAATGCCAATGTACAGAGAAACAGAAGAGTTTTCGATATTCTCTGTCATGTCTGATGATTCTTTGACTATTGAGAATAAAATGATTTTTGATCAGGTCGAGGTTGATTTAAAAAGAATCATCGAAGAGTTGCCGGAAGATCAGAAAGAGGTGTTGGTGATGCGTATGTATCAGGATATGAGTTTTAAGGAAATTTCAGAGCTTACAGATGTGAGTATCAATACAGCATTAGGAAGAATGCGGTATGCTTTGATGAATTTGAGAAAAATAATTGATAAACATCAAATTATTTTAACCAATTAA
- a CDS encoding tetratricopeptide repeat protein has translation MKKNLKIVSLFLMISIGVFAQKEELKEAQSYYAKGKNQEALAVLKKIEYQILNAPDEVKTDYFFTKGNVYKDLATKNVDAASNFALASAAYQDVLLYENESRNYKYAFKASSALKEMKFKLVDGAYNDYKIGKFKESADKSYEVYLFDKKDTLNLFNAASSSLAGKDYNAAIKYFEELKKINYSGKGMVFYATNKKTKQEEVFISMSARESSINEGLYEKPRNFNPPSKKEEILVSLGFSYLERNDFRNAEKYYEDGLKINQDCLTCCLNLAYVKVQFRKEIQDQMSSLGTSVNEMKQFDKLDAQKDEVVKSAIPYLKKALVIEPKNENAVKSLLGIYRSLNMTKEYNALKGSM, from the coding sequence ATGAAAAAGAATCTAAAAATAGTATCATTATTCCTAATGATAAGTATTGGAGTGTTTGCTCAAAAAGAAGAATTAAAAGAGGCACAATCTTATTATGCTAAAGGGAAAAACCAGGAAGCATTAGCCGTTTTAAAAAAAATAGAATATCAAATATTAAATGCACCGGACGAGGTAAAGACGGATTATTTTTTTACAAAAGGTAATGTTTATAAGGATCTCGCAACAAAAAATGTCGATGCTGCAAGTAATTTTGCATTGGCATCAGCAGCCTATCAGGATGTGTTATTGTATGAAAACGAATCCCGAAATTATAAGTATGCTTTTAAAGCGAGTTCTGCGTTGAAAGAAATGAAGTTTAAATTGGTTGATGGTGCTTATAATGATTATAAAATTGGAAAATTTAAGGAAAGTGCCGATAAGAGTTACGAAGTATATTTGTTTGATAAAAAAGATACTTTAAACTTGTTTAATGCGGCCTCTTCTTCTTTGGCAGGTAAGGATTATAACGCTGCCATAAAGTATTTTGAGGAGCTGAAAAAAATAAACTATTCCGGAAAAGGGATGGTTTTTTATGCTACAAATAAAAAAACAAAACAGGAAGAAGTATTTATTTCGATGAGTGCAAGAGAATCTAGTATTAATGAAGGTTTATATGAAAAACCAAGAAATTTTAATCCGCCTTCTAAGAAAGAAGAGATTCTGGTTTCTTTAGGCTTTTCTTATCTGGAGAGAAATGATTTTCGCAATGCGGAGAAATACTATGAAGATGGATTAAAAATCAATCAGGATTGTTTAACCTGTTGCTTAAATTTGGCTTATGTTAAAGTGCAGTTTAGAAAAGAAATTCAGGATCAGATGTCATCATTGGGGACCAGTGTCAATGAAATGAAACAATTTGATAAATTAGATGCTCAGAAAGACGAAGTGGTAAAAAGTGCCATTCCGTATCTTAAAAAAGCACTGGTGATTGAGCCTAAAAATGAAAATGCTGTAAAATCGCTCTTAGGTATTTACAGATCGTTGAATATGACAAAAGAATACAATGCTCTTAAAGGAAGCATGTAA
- a CDS encoding endonuclease III domain-containing protein, which translates to MNKEARVTFVINTLKELYPTIPVPLDHKDPYTLLIAVLLSAQCTDVRVNQITPILFAKADNPYDMIKMSVEEIKEIIRPCGLSPMKSKGIHGLSHILIDKHNGEVPQDFEALEALPAVGHKTASVVMSQAFGVPAFPVDTHIHRLMYRWNLSNGKNVVQTEKDAKRLFPKELWNDLHLQIIWYGREYSPARGWDLEKDIITRTVGKKSILEEAAKKKV; encoded by the coding sequence ATGAATAAAGAAGCCCGAGTAACATTTGTTATAAATACGTTAAAAGAACTCTACCCCACTATACCTGTACCATTAGACCATAAAGACCCTTACACCTTATTAATTGCAGTTTTACTTTCGGCACAATGCACTGATGTTCGTGTAAACCAAATTACCCCTATACTTTTCGCAAAAGCAGATAATCCGTATGACATGATTAAAATGTCGGTTGAAGAAATTAAAGAAATCATTCGCCCTTGCGGTTTATCTCCAATGAAATCTAAAGGAATTCATGGATTATCACATATTTTGATTGACAAACACAATGGTGAAGTTCCACAAGATTTTGAAGCTTTGGAAGCTTTGCCGGCAGTTGGACATAAAACAGCAAGTGTAGTGATGTCACAGGCTTTTGGTGTTCCTGCCTTTCCAGTTGACACACACATCCACCGATTAATGTACCGATGGAATCTTTCAAACGGAAAAAATGTAGTACAGACGGAAAAAGATGCTAAAAGATTATTTCCTAAAGAATTATGGAATGACCTGCACCTACAGATTATCTGGTACGGACGTGAATATTCCCCGGCAAGAGGATGGGATTTAGAAAAAGATATTATTACCCGAACTGTTGGTAAAAAATCGATATTAGAAGAAGCTGCTAAAAAGAAAGTTTAG
- the bcp gene encoding thioredoxin-dependent thiol peroxidase, with product MVTLQKGDKAPNFSGVDQDGKTHKLADYVGKKLVVFFYPKASTPGCTAEACDLRDNFERFKANNYELLGVSADSQKAQLKFKDKYEFPFPLLADEDKSVINAFGVWGPKKFMGKEYDGIHRTTFVIDENGIIDEVIEKVKTKEHTAQILK from the coding sequence ATGGTAACATTACAAAAAGGCGATAAAGCACCAAATTTCTCAGGAGTAGATCAGGATGGGAAAACACATAAACTGGCAGATTACGTCGGAAAGAAATTGGTCGTTTTCTTTTATCCAAAGGCAAGTACTCCCGGATGTACAGCTGAGGCTTGTGATTTAAGAGATAATTTTGAGCGTTTTAAGGCGAATAATTACGAACTTCTGGGTGTTAGTGCTGACAGTCAGAAAGCACAGTTAAAATTTAAAGATAAGTACGAGTTTCCTTTTCCGTTATTGGCAGACGAAGATAAATCTGTAATTAATGCGTTTGGGGTTTGGGGGCCTAAGAAGTTTATGGGGAAAGAGTATGACGGAATCCACAGAACCACTTTTGTAATAGACGAAAACGGAATTATTGACGAGGTAATCGAAAAAGTGAAAACGAAAGAACACACTGCACAGATTTTGAAGTAA
- a CDS encoding TonB-dependent receptor, whose translation MGTEIKLKGDRVIEQIPSIKDKALRINLNENIYGTFAEIGAGQETVRHFFRSGGSSGTIAKAMSAYDKDFSDAVYGAENDGRYVTEERLKKMLTHEGQIIEERLSREKHPTKLFFSYANTVATIDFAKQFKGHGWVGIRYQIEPDEAYNEIILHIRFKETDARLQQETLGILGVNLIYGAFYKYNDPKRLLRYLYDHLDKDQLEIDTINFSGPRFAHVDNRLMSLQLVKNGMTDAVMFNPEGKNILPAAILYKKNLLALRGSFRPVTKVNMDMYEKSLKMFLEENKVEKDNTLVIFEITLSNLRSDGEIDERDFMDRAELLCSLGQTVMISNFQEYYKVVEYFANYTKARMGLAMGVNNLVDIFDEKYYRHLSGGILEAFGKLFYRDMKVFLYPMLDENGVLMNSNNLKVHPRMKELYKFFKFNGKVIDIADYDPHNLEVFSREVLKMINQGKTGWEHMLPTGIAEIIKEHHLFGYHPQKELEQNT comes from the coding sequence ATGGGTACAGAAATAAAACTCAAAGGTGACAGGGTCATCGAACAGATTCCTTCTATAAAAGACAAAGCATTACGCATTAATTTAAACGAGAATATTTACGGGACATTTGCTGAAATAGGCGCCGGACAAGAAACGGTAAGGCATTTTTTCAGATCCGGAGGTTCATCGGGAACAATTGCAAAAGCGATGTCTGCCTATGACAAAGATTTTAGTGATGCCGTTTATGGAGCTGAAAACGATGGACGTTATGTAACTGAGGAACGGTTAAAAAAAATGCTTACCCATGAAGGGCAAATCATCGAAGAACGATTAAGCAGAGAAAAACATCCAACAAAGCTTTTCTTTAGTTATGCCAACACTGTTGCTACCATAGATTTCGCTAAACAATTTAAAGGTCATGGCTGGGTAGGAATCCGCTATCAAATTGAACCGGATGAAGCATACAACGAAATTATTCTACACATTCGTTTTAAAGAAACTGATGCCAGACTACAACAGGAAACACTTGGAATTTTAGGAGTTAACCTAATTTATGGTGCTTTTTACAAATACAACGATCCAAAACGATTACTTCGTTATTTATACGATCACTTAGACAAAGACCAACTGGAAATCGACACCATTAACTTCTCAGGGCCTCGTTTTGCTCATGTTGACAATCGTTTAATGAGTTTGCAGCTGGTTAAAAACGGAATGACTGATGCCGTAATGTTCAATCCGGAAGGTAAAAACATATTACCGGCAGCTATTTTATACAAAAAAAATCTTCTTGCTTTAAGAGGAAGTTTCCGTCCGGTTACAAAAGTAAACATGGACATGTATGAGAAGTCGCTTAAGATGTTTTTGGAAGAAAACAAAGTAGAAAAAGACAATACACTGGTTATTTTCGAAATTACACTTTCTAACTTACGTTCTGATGGCGAAATTGACGAGCGTGACTTTATGGACAGAGCCGAATTACTTTGCTCTCTGGGGCAAACTGTAATGATTTCAAATTTCCAGGAGTATTATAAAGTAGTAGAATATTTTGCTAATTACACCAAAGCCCGTATGGGACTAGCCATGGGAGTTAACAATTTAGTCGATATTTTTGACGAGAAATACTACCGTCATTTAAGTGGTGGAATCTTAGAAGCCTTTGGAAAACTATTCTACAGAGATATGAAAGTTTTCTTATATCCAATGTTGGATGAAAATGGCGTTTTAATGAACTCAAACAACTTAAAAGTACACCCAAGAATGAAAGAATTGTATAAATTCTTTAAATTCAACGGAAAAGTAATTGATATCGCAGATTATGATCCGCATAACTTAGAAGTTTTCTCTCGTGAGGTACTAAAAATGATCAATCAGGGAAAAACAGGATGGGAACATATGCTTCCAACCGGTATTGCCGAAATCATCAAAGAACACCATCTTTTCGGATACCATCCGCAGAAAGAACTGGAGCAGAATACCTAA
- a CDS encoding MBL fold metallo-hydrolase has translation MKVYFLGTGTSQGIPIIGVDHPVCKSTDAKDKRLRVSIWITWDDHSYVIDCGPDFRQQMLSCGCRKLDAILFTHEHADHTAGLDDIRPYNFRQGEIPVYAHQRVIDNLKRRFDYVFETVNKYPGAPSVKTIEVVNDVPFSIGDKTAIPINVMHGDLQVFGYRIDDFAYLTDVKTIDTAEVEKLKNLKVLVVNALRLEPHDTHFNLQEALDFIDLVKPEVAYLTHISHVLGFHEEVQKQLPENVFLAYDNLEITI, from the coding sequence TTGAAGGTATATTTTTTAGGTACTGGTACTTCTCAAGGCATTCCGATAATCGGAGTGGATCATCCTGTTTGTAAAAGCACTGATGCTAAGGATAAAAGACTTCGTGTTTCCATTTGGATTACATGGGACGATCACTCGTATGTGATCGATTGTGGTCCTGATTTCAGGCAACAGATGCTTTCCTGTGGCTGCCGAAAACTCGATGCTATCTTATTTACACACGAACATGCTGATCATACGGCCGGTTTAGATGATATTCGTCCCTATAATTTCAGACAGGGCGAGATTCCTGTGTATGCGCATCAGCGTGTAATCGACAATTTAAAACGTCGTTTCGATTATGTTTTTGAAACTGTAAACAAGTACCCGGGAGCACCCAGCGTTAAAACGATTGAGGTAGTGAATGACGTGCCTTTTAGCATTGGCGATAAAACAGCAATTCCAATTAATGTAATGCACGGTGACTTGCAGGTTTTTGGATATCGCATCGATGACTTCGCTTACTTGACGGATGTTAAAACGATTGATACAGCAGAGGTTGAAAAACTTAAAAATTTAAAGGTACTGGTTGTAAATGCTTTGCGTCTAGAACCGCACGATACTCACTTTAATCTTCAGGAAGCATTGGATTTTATCGATTTAGTGAAACCTGAAGTTGCTTATTTAACGCATATTAGTCACGTTTTAGGCTTTCATGAAGAAGTGCAAAAACAATTGCCCGAAAATGTTTTTCTGGCTTATGATAATTTAGAAATTACAATTTAA
- a CDS encoding cysteine hydrolase family protein, with the protein MSLKKLDNPALLLIDIQKGFNDIVYWGGERNNLAAEQSAAELLEIWRNKKMPIFHVQHCSSNPNSILNETHPGNEFQDIVKPQEGETIIRKNVNSAFIGTNLKELLDDAKIKTVVIAGLTTDHCVSTTTRMAGNFGYNVYLISDATATFNKKGINGEEFSAEIIHQTALASLNEEFAQVVTSEFIKRIV; encoded by the coding sequence ATGAGTTTAAAAAAATTAGACAACCCGGCGCTACTTTTAATTGATATTCAGAAAGGATTTAATGATATTGTTTACTGGGGAGGAGAACGAAATAATCTAGCTGCTGAACAAAGTGCTGCTGAACTTTTAGAAATCTGGAGAAACAAAAAAATGCCCATTTTCCATGTACAGCATTGTTCTTCTAATCCAAACTCTATTCTGAATGAAACCCATCCGGGAAATGAATTTCAGGATATTGTAAAACCACAAGAAGGCGAAACAATCATCAGGAAGAATGTCAATAGCGCTTTTATCGGAACTAATTTAAAGGAATTACTTGACGATGCTAAAATCAAAACTGTTGTTATCGCTGGTTTAACAACAGATCACTGCGTTTCTACAACCACTAGAATGGCGGGAAACTTTGGCTATAACGTTTACCTCATTTCTGATGCTACCGCAACTTTCAATAAAAAAGGTATCAACGGAGAGGAATTCTCTGCCGAAATCATTCACCAAACCGCTCTTGCCAGTTTAAATGAAGAATTTGCACAGGTAGTAACTTCTGAATTTATCAAAAGAATTGTCTAG
- a CDS encoding helix-turn-helix domain-containing protein, with protein sequence MKTYTLEVVTDELVGKIGTPNRDKFEYNLQLDLIANAIRQTRKERNLTQEDLGKLIGVQKAQISKLENNTGNVTIETLIKIFTALKAKITFEITL encoded by the coding sequence ATGAAAACATATACATTAGAAGTCGTAACAGATGAATTAGTTGGAAAAATAGGCACACCAAACAGAGACAAGTTCGAATATAACTTGCAACTTGACTTAATTGCCAATGCTATCAGACAAACCCGAAAAGAACGCAATCTGACTCAGGAAGATCTGGGCAAGCTCATAGGGGTTCAAAAAGCGCAAATTTCAAAATTAGAAAATAACACTGGAAATGTAACGATAGAAACGCTAATTAAAATTTTCACAGCCTTAAAAGCTAAAATTACATTTGAAATAACACTGTAA